taatttttgtttatctaCATTGATCTTGCTATTTTAGAGCTTATTGTTGGGTTGCCAACcctttgttgttgttattgtagAGAATGTCGGTTTACAAAAAGATCATCggatgtgatttataaattttaggtttttgtttaaaaaacaaataatgactttttttttggaaaacccaTCATGTTCCTCTAATAATaacttttcctttaaaaaaacatCTCCCCACGAATTTTATTAGGGTGATAGGATACCCGTagaatgttttgattttttttttttttttttctattttctatttataaattttagctttaaaaaaatttaaaaataatgagttttttttctttggaaaacccatcattttcttcaaagaatagttatttctttaattaattttttatttttagaggaataactattcctctatTTAGGGGAGTTATAGCGTgctaccaaataaaaaaaaatgactattccataaaattaagaataatCATTCTATTTCAGGGATCTTTTCCACATACCAAATGTGTAGCCTTCATGTTGACAAACTTTTTAGTGATACATACGTTCTCTAAATCAGCTGGTCCTTAGAACTTATCATAAGATTATGATTAAGAATAATCATTTCATTTCAGGGGTCTATTCCACTGGTGGTTGAGTTCTAGAATGGCATACCAATCCCTATCTTCAGCTCAGATTAGCAGGATGTTAAGCCAAGTACTTCCAACTTTCTTGTGGAGTTAAgtgaaaaatggaagaagaaccTGAGCCTTGAGACGTGGGGAAATTAAGTAATCCTCGTAGTTGATGTTTCTTTCTTGTTATTTCAAGTCTGCAGTAACAAAATGTACAGAGACAACTAGAATAGAAAGGGTAGATACATCTACCAATATTAAAAGCTGTAGACTGTATGTCTGTATACATGTAATGTAATGTAACATTTACAGTCATCTAGAGCCAAGCTATGTTGAATCTAATGACTGAATAAGGCTATCAGCTTCACTGATCACATCAAATGGGTGTCTAAAGGCTTTAAACCTCAATTCCTCGCCAAATATACTTGGATCCGTTATAAGTTCATTAACCGCAGTTCGGCCTTCGAGCATGCTTACTACTGCAGACATGGCGGGTCTAAGTGCCGGTGATGAATTAGTGCATAATACAGCTACTTTGATCATTCTAACTGCCTCCTCGTTGAACTCGGAACCCAACTTTGAATCGACCAGCTCCATTAGATTACCCTTTTGCATTAGAACAAAGGCCTGGAAGAAGCATAGAGAAGACAATGGAAATGAAATGTAGCAAATCAAAAGATATATATGTATCGTAGCCAAATGTacataatagaaaaataaaaatatacacgTCATTAGCTGAACTCACGCCTAAAGCGAATGAGTCAATCTCAGCCTAGTTAGTTTATTTTGCTGCTCGAATCTAGAGTTACATATCACAATGACTAAGTCAGAAGGAAAGCCACAACGAAGCAACCATTCTTTGGGCTATGTTTcaaattcatttattaaaaggaaaagatcAATCTTACCCAATCTAGCAGGCAGACATAATCCTCATTTGGTCGATATTTCATGTTGTTCTTCCCAGCAACAAGTTCCAATGCAACAACACCAAAACTATAAACATCTGCTTTATAGGTTAAATAACCCCATAGTGCATATTCTGGCGCCATGTATCCTCtgcaaaataaagattttattttgacTCCTGGTTGACTAGTATGAACTTCTTATCTTATATATTCGAAAAAGTCCAACATGAATAGAAACTTAGTTACCATCTCATATTTCTCTTGCATTAGCATTCAGTTATGCAATTGATTAGCTACTAGAATTGATTGGTAATCCATTCCATCAAAGATGCACAAATTATTACCGACAGGGAAGAAGAtaatttcatcacttttgaaacttgctaataaataaataatgccCACACAAGTTGTCTGGTCATTAAGCTCAAATTTAATGGGGTTggtattacattttttttttttgatgaatgaaaaTCTGTGAACAACAATGTACAAAACACTCTAGCAGAGTAATCTACTAGAACCATAGGCCCAGAGGCCCTTACAACACAACCCACTATCTCAGCTCAACCAGTAGCCACTATACAAGCTACTCCCAACCTgacaatcaaaacaaaattatatcaGAATTCAATACAGACAAACCACCTATACTGAAGACCCCATCAGCATCAAAACCCTGTTCCAGGAGAACCAGCAGCAGCCAATCTATACAGTAAGAAGCCAAGAACTGAAGCCCCTCAACCAGAAAAACAGCAGCTATACAAACAAAAGTGCGCACACCAGCACGACCCTTATTTCCAGCCCTATTCAGATCAAAAGAGTCAAAACCCAGACCTGAGCAGCAATACCAGCAACCAACAAAACAGCCAACACCTCAACCAGAATCAGCAACAAGCAGCCCAATCAGATCAAATCAAAACACGGATGGGAATATCCCAATTAGCACACAGCCGCATTTTCTCCACTGCTTTTAAACTTGCCCTTCCACATGATTCGGGATCTAACCTCCCAACTAATCCTTTGAACCATTTTCTCCTCCGAGATTAACATATTCCCAAACTTGACATCATTTCTTTGCCTCCACAAATGATAAACCACTGAGCCTCATGCAAGCCTACAAATCACAGCTTTTAAACTTTTTCCCTTTCAATCTTTCACGCCCTTTTTAATTACATCTTCCCACTCAAAAGGGATGTTATCCAGGTTGCATTTTTCCACaatggctttccaaattcacgTGCTAAAACCACAACCAAAAAATAAGTGGTCCCTACATTCTATGCAACCTCTACAAAATAGACATTTAACCTCGCCTTTAGCTCCCCATTTCAGTAACCTATCCCCTGTAGAGAGGCTAATTTTTAACATCTTGTGGCTTTATAATTCCACAAGGTGTCAAGAATTTCTCTGTTTCACTTGGTGATGTAGCAGTTTTTGAGAATATTTGAAATGAAAGCATTGTTATAGGGAAACAGAATATTTGAACACATGTTTCTCCAAATTATATAATTCTTATTTAAGCCAAGGAAGTATATGTTTATGGGTAGAACTTATGTTAATGGTCGAATAGAcaaatttttctcctttttttcccAATCCTGCAAATTTTAAGCTACAAGGAAATTGAGCTAATTGTTTGTTGCATAAAGTATTGGAGCATAAGAAATCTACAGCAGATGATTAGTTCATGTTTCATGCTTAGACCAGTTTGCAAAGCATGAACATAGGTTGATAACTGTTGAATCATGTAGTTATGAATTTCTCAGCAAGTATGTTTGTGTTGCGAATGTAGAAAGCGAGCATCCTACCAAATGCTGAATTCAGGCTTTACAGAACTTTCCACATGGAAACTTTCAAATATGCAGCCTTTAAATGCTTCTTTGTTCTGGCTTAGTTTCAAGGCAGCATCTCACATAGACATTAAGGTTAATATCTGTCTGAATTATCTCTTAGTCGATAACTACagagaccaaaaagaaaagcaacaagTAGGTGTAACTTACATGGTTCCAGCAACTCGAGTGCTGATGTGGGTCTTTTCCTCTTCGTCAAGCTTGGCCAAACCAAAGTCAGAAATCTTTGGACTAAGGTCCGTATCCAGCAGCACATTGGTAGTTTTGATGTCTCTATGAACAATTCTCAGGGTTGATCCCTCATGCAAGAAAGCCAAACCTCTTGCTATGCCAATGCATATTTTCTGCCTCGTAGCCCAATCCAATTCTAATCGGTATTCCTCTGGACCTGCATTTTTCATAGACAATCCAATGGGGAATTCATCAACTTAGTCTTTGGACCATTTGTAGTGTTAGGTTCCAATGCTTCGGTCAACATAGAATACGAAAGTGAAAATAAAGCTTACCAAACAAAGCACGTGCTAGGCTATTGTTTTCCATGTATTCATATACCAAGAATAGTTGATTTCCTTCAACACAACATCCATACAATCTAACAAGATTTGGGTGTTGTAAAGCAGATATCATTCCTATTTCGTTTACAAATTCACGATTTCCTTGATTTGACTTTGAAGAAAGTTTCTTAACTGCAATTATAGTACCATCCAACAATATACCCTGCAtcagaaatagaaaaatatacattttcAGGTATGTATTCATGATCCAATGAGATGCCTCTAGGTATGTAACAATTCACTCCCAACGCcacaatattatccgcttttgATTCCCCTAAACCAGACTTTacaggaggtcacccattcAGATACTATTCTTGtataagcacgcttaactactgagttctgataggtttacggccatcacaactttaaaacacgttgtgtcaagaagggtacgaatatacatataagcacatccccatttatatactcaggcgatgtgggacatcacaatcCCCCCCTCTTGGAACCCAGTGTCCTCGCTAACGACCCTCAaaggatcaccccattcttgacGTCCCATCGAGTGCCCGCTAGCGACCCTCATAAGGTTGTGCACACTCCCCAAATCTTAGGTTGGACAataactctgataccatttgtaatgacccactTTGTGACATTCCACATTGCCTGGgaatgggaatgaggatgtgcttatatgtatatttgcactCTTCTTGACATAATgcattttaaagtcgtgatggctaTAAACCTATCAGAAATCAACAGTTAAACGTACTTATTTGAGAGTAATAGCAGGATGAGTGATCTCTTGGGAAGTCTAGTTTGGGAGAGCAAAAAgtagacaatattgtgtcgttggagGTGAGTCGTTACAAGGTATATCATGgataagtcaaaaaaaaaaaaaaaaaatagacatccTAAAATTGAAGGAAGATGACATTGTGGGATACCTTGTATACAGATCCAAAACCACCTTCTCCAATCTTGTTTGCAACATCAAAGTTGTCAGTGGCTGCTTTGATTTGCCTATAGGTGAAAAAACCAGTTTGCAAATCTAATCCTCTCAACTCTGTTAACGGAATGAAAAGATGAGGCTAAGAAGTTAGATTACACCTTATAAAtgatataattaatttttttaattggtattcTTGTGTCTATTGACTACTTAGAAGATGTTAGATAGAACGTGACCAAACAAACGCGGTGAGAAAGTAGTACCATACTGCTATTGGTCATAAACCCCAAGTTTACaagatttagggtttcatttttttttcctatgtcTGCATAGCAGTCAAAGGtgtattgaaaaaattaaaaaaaaaattaaaaaaaaattaaaaaaaaaaaaggagggcaGTTCATTGGTGCCTATTACCAAGAGATGTGCCTTTTGGTTCTTCAACACTTATGATAAGATCATTTAGAGGACATTTCAAAAAGAGAGTTAATTGAAATCCATAATATTTTATCtctcacatttttttatatGGGTCCTTCTTAGACATTTACCAACTCAATGACCTCAAGCCATCCATCTCTCATGTAAATAAGCCTTCatttagattttattaaaaacaatgatccTAAATTTCTGTATGATCTGGTCACATCATATATGATTATGATTGAAACTAACTAACTCCAATACAAGTACCGGAAAAGCCAAAGAAAACTGTCAGGAAGACAGATTCTCATGTCTGCAATCCAGCAACGGTATAATTGCTTTGATGATCAACTTTGGATTGCTGGTTTTTCATCAAGGGACAAATGTTAAATAATATAACATGCAGACTGCAATGGTATATACAGCCCTTGGGAAATTGCTATACATTGTTTCAACTTCTTGAATAGttgaagaagataaaaattatCCTATCTAATTTCTACATCAAAATGAGCGCCTGGTGATTACCTTTTTCCCTTGATATCCTGCCTCCTATGTATATTTTCCACATTAGAATgcccaaaatcataaaaatgaGCAATAGCACTGATACTACAGCTCCAACAATAATGAATATCTTCTTGTCATCATTGGGGGGACTGAAATCTGCAAAAGAGATAAGTAGTTAAGGAGATTGATTATAAGTTGCATTCTGGAATACAAGTAGTACCATACAGATAGACATAGGTGGACCAATCTAAAACAAGATATGAATGGATGGTTCAAACACACGGATATCAGAGTAAGAGTATAAAGATCATAAGAATTTTGATTTCTTCCATCAACTAGTAGTTTAATCTTGTTTTCAGTAATACTTTTTACAGCAAATAATCATGGGTTTTACCTGAACTATATCTTGctatgtttttattgtttatcaATCTAATAATGAAGAAGCTGGATAGTAAAAAGATTCTCATACTTCATGAGATAGTTACCAGATTCAACAGAGATAGCTGAGATGAGAGGACCATATGTTCCTCTCTCTGGTGCACCTGTTGTCCCTTTCCCAGCCCAGTGAAAGCGGATTTGTAAAACTTTATTCCTCACAATTGCTTTAAATTCCCGAACAACTACTTTATCAACCCCTTGTGCAGCATTTTCAACATCAAAATTCTTTAACGCGAGTTTTTCCTGTAACaaattaaatcaataaaattgtgTTCTATATATAAGCAAAACAAATATAAACTTGTACCTGGATATAAACATCAAATATCCGTCTTCCAAGACTATAAAAAGATTTGTTGTCTCTGAATACTATCTCTGCAAAGTATAGTTTCACAGTATAATTTCCATTTGCCAAGCAACGTGCATAATACGTCAGAGAAAGAGGAGAGAGTCGTGCACTCGTGAATAATTCAGAGTTATTCATTCTCAATATTGACACATTATTTGCTATGTATTGATCTGAGGTACTATTGACATCCCAAAAACTTCCACTGCTACTGAATCCCCAACTAGCAATGTTAGGAACAAATTTTGCTGGACCAGCTTGGTTTTGATCCCCTTCGTACTCTATGTTTCCAATAGTAGTTGCACTTCCACCACAATTTATATGCAATGAATACCGATCTACccagaaacaaaaacaactttttaatgaaataaaatataagcaAACATTATAAAGCAAAAAGGAAATAACTTTATCTTGCTTCATTTACTCAGTTGCCAATAAAAAgatgaaatatttattgtatttttttcatttatgaaagaaaatattaaaaggaAGGCCTGGCAATATAATAAAAGCATACACCTCATAATTTGAATAaggtaatataaatataatataaatacctTTTGAGCATGGATAGGTCTGCAGGCACTCGCGGCCAAGTGTTCTTAATTAGTGtcataaaagaaagaagtgaaaacttagcaaaattagaaagaaaaaaggaaatgcttctccaaaataaaaacgaaaaaaaaaaaaaaatggttcttaTAAGTTTACAAGCTAGAAGCTTACAAGTTGTTTTGTCCAGAGAAGCTCTCAAACAGATTCCTGATGAAATGAGAACCTAGTTAGTTTTCAAAAACTAGAATGCTTATGAAGAGGGTAAGTATGCAAACGTTAAGTAAACTTAAATTAAGATTAAAAAGGATAAGAAAAGCTCTAACAGGGTTTCTCGACAAGTAGGTGGTGCAGAGCTTTCTGAAAAGTTATTGTAAGAAAGATCTATTTGGCTGCACAAAAacttattttcattaataactCATTATAATCCCATAAGAAAAAGTATATTTGAAAAGGTTTTGATAAGCTAAAGATAATTGTAAAAGGAATTCATTTGAATATTACAGAAACACCTAGACAGATAA
This DNA window, taken from Alnus glutinosa chromosome 5, dhAlnGlut1.1, whole genome shotgun sequence, encodes the following:
- the LOC133868128 gene encoding probable LRR receptor-like serine/threonine-protein kinase At1g07650, whose amino-acid sequence is MKGMTRLMLRSCNLSGPIPAHISEMTPLQILDLSFNRLEGKVPDFEGLAYLQSLFLTSNLLNGPIPDWIKSRDSRYQIDLSYNNFSESSAPPTCRETLNLFESFSGQNNLTLGRECLQTYPCSKDRYSLHINCGGSATTIGNIEYEGDQNQAGPAKFVPNIASWGFSSSGSFWDVNSTSDQYIANNVSILRMNNSELFTSARLSPLSLTYYARCLANGNYTVKLYFAEIVFRDNKSFYSLGRRIFDVYIQEKLALKNFDVENAAQGVDKVVVREFKAIVRNKVLQIRFHWAGKGTTGAPERGTYGPLISAISVESDFSPPNDDKKIFIIVGAVVSVLLLIFMILGILMWKIYIGGRISREKELRGLDLQTGFFTYRQIKAATDNFDVANKIGEGGFGSVYKGILLDGTIIAVKKLSSKSNQGNREFVNEIGMISALQHPNLVRLYGCCVEGNQLFLVYEYMENNSLARALFGPEEYRLELDWATRQKICIGIARGLAFLHEGSTLRIVHRDIKTTNVLLDTDLSPKISDFGLAKLDEEEKTHISTRVAGTIGYMAPEYALWGYLTYKADVYSFGVVALELVAGKNNMKYRPNEDYVCLLDWAFVLMQKGNLMELVDSKLGSEFNEEAVRMIKVAVLCTNSSPALRPAMSAVVSMLEGRTAVNELITDPSIFGEELRFKAFRHPFDVISEADSLIQSLDST